One genomic window of Microbacterium sp. BH-3-3-3 includes the following:
- a CDS encoding RDD family protein has protein sequence MLRGADYAGSVSVPAENDYPGQRLGLPREGRGSIARPGRRIAALLIDVATAGLIGFAFFSTPDAVTGVPFANPVASNLIFFIAQILFIPLIGGSPGHRLLGMRLELASGGWVGLWRPIVRTVLLALIIPAVVWDSDQRGLHDKAVGTILVRS, from the coding sequence ATGTTACGCGGTGCCGATTACGCTGGGTCCGTGAGCGTCCCTGCCGAGAACGACTATCCGGGCCAGCGGCTCGGCCTTCCCCGCGAGGGTCGCGGTTCGATCGCCCGTCCGGGGCGCCGGATCGCGGCGCTGCTGATCGATGTGGCCACCGCGGGGCTGATCGGATTCGCCTTCTTTTCGACGCCCGATGCCGTCACCGGCGTCCCGTTCGCGAACCCGGTCGCGTCGAACCTCATCTTTTTCATCGCGCAGATCCTCTTCATTCCGCTGATCGGCGGCAGCCCCGGGCACCGACTCCTAGGAATGCGTCTGGAATTGGCATCCGGGGGATGGGTGGGCCTCTGGCGCCCGATCGTGCGCACGGTGCTGCTGGCGCTGATCATCCCGGCCGTCGTGTGGGATTCCGACCAGCGCGGCCTGCACGACAAGGCCGTCGGCACGATCCTCGTCCGCAGCTGA
- a CDS encoding DUF4191 domain-containing protein → MAARTSTPEKRPGFFSQLRTLYTFTQKEYRWLPFLLAGIVLVGIAFGVVIGFLIPPLAVWSVILWGFTGLLAGVLASMITMTRLSTTAMYKKIDGMPGATGHVLSSSLGRHWQASDTPVGVNPRTQEALYRAVGRGGVVLIGEGARSRLTRLVGEERGRVQRVASGVPVTVFYVGHGEDEVEIAKLASAIKGLPKKVDRATMAAVIKRISSVSPGLTSLPIPKGVDPTKMRSPRPR, encoded by the coding sequence ATGGCCGCTCGCACTTCCACGCCCGAGAAGCGTCCGGGATTCTTCTCGCAGCTCCGCACCCTGTACACCTTCACGCAGAAGGAGTACCGCTGGCTGCCGTTCCTGCTGGCCGGCATCGTTCTGGTGGGCATCGCCTTCGGCGTCGTCATCGGATTCCTCATCCCGCCGCTCGCGGTGTGGAGCGTCATCCTGTGGGGCTTCACCGGTCTGCTCGCCGGCGTCCTGGCATCCATGATCACGATGACCCGCCTGTCGACGACGGCCATGTACAAGAAGATCGACGGCATGCCCGGTGCCACCGGTCACGTGCTGTCGTCGTCGCTCGGACGTCACTGGCAGGCCTCGGACACCCCGGTCGGCGTGAACCCCCGCACCCAGGAGGCGCTGTACCGCGCCGTGGGCCGCGGTGGAGTGGTTCTCATCGGTGAGGGTGCGCGCAGCCGCCTCACGCGCCTGGTCGGCGAGGAGCGAGGCCGTGTGCAGCGCGTCGCCTCCGGCGTTCCCGTGACGGTGTTCTACGTCGGACACGGTGAAGACGAGGTCGAGATCGCCAAGCTCGCCTCCGCCATCAAGGGTCTGCCCAAGAAGGTCGACCGCGCCACGATGGCGGCCGTCATCAAGCGCATATCGTCGGTCTCGCCGGGACTGACGTCGCTTCCGATCCCGAAGGGTGTCGACCCGACGAAGATGCGCTCCCCGCGTCCGCGCTGA
- the sucB gene encoding 2-oxoglutarate dehydrogenase, E2 component, dihydrolipoamide succinyltransferase: protein MSTSVVLPALGESVTEGTVTRWLKQVGDTVQEDEGLLEISTDKVDTEIPSPVSGVIEEILVQEDETVEVGAILAKIGDGSGSASSDDAPEAAPAEPEQAPVEEAAPAAAPAVEQPAAEAAPAASADSTEVKLPELGESVTEGTVTRWLKAVGDDVAVDEPLLEISTDKVDTEIPSPVAGTLQEILVQEDETVNVGAALARIGSGAAPAAEPEAPAQPAAEEKPAAEEKPAEQPAPAAPEKPAPAAEKPAEKPASAAEKPAPQASASSNDDVTYVTPLVRRLAQQQGVDLTSVKGSGVGGRIRKEDVLKAAEAAKAAPAAAPAAAPAAAPAPVEASPLRGTTQKMSRLRKVIAERAVASMQATAQLTTVVEVDVTKLSSLRDRMKGEFQQKTGDKLSFLPFFAIAAVEALKAFPIINSTVEGDEIVYPAHENVSIAVDTERGLLTPVIKDAGEKNIAELAREIADLAARTRDNKLKPDELAGGTFTLTNTGSRGALFDTPIVFLPQSAILGLGAVVKKPGVVSVDGKDAFAVRSYVYLALSYDHRIIDGADAARFLGAVKARLEAAQFEGDLGI from the coding sequence ATGAGCACTTCCGTCGTCCTCCCCGCTCTCGGCGAGAGCGTCACCGAGGGAACGGTCACCCGCTGGCTCAAGCAGGTCGGTGACACCGTCCAGGAGGACGAGGGTCTGCTGGAGATCTCGACCGACAAGGTCGACACCGAGATCCCGTCGCCCGTCTCGGGCGTCATCGAGGAGATCCTGGTCCAGGAAGACGAGACCGTCGAGGTCGGCGCCATCCTCGCCAAGATCGGCGACGGTTCCGGCTCCGCGTCGTCGGACGACGCTCCCGAGGCCGCCCCCGCCGAGCCTGAGCAGGCCCCCGTCGAAGAGGCCGCGCCGGCCGCGGCACCCGCCGTCGAGCAGCCCGCCGCAGAGGCGGCGCCCGCCGCATCCGCAGACTCGACCGAGGTGAAGCTCCCCGAACTGGGTGAGAGCGTCACCGAGGGCACCGTCACCCGTTGGCTGAAGGCGGTCGGCGATGACGTCGCCGTCGACGAGCCGCTGCTCGAGATCTCGACCGACAAGGTCGACACCGAGATCCCCTCCCCCGTCGCCGGCACGCTGCAGGAGATCCTGGTGCAGGAAGACGAGACGGTGAACGTCGGCGCGGCGCTCGCCCGCATCGGCAGCGGCGCCGCCCCGGCCGCGGAGCCCGAGGCCCCCGCGCAGCCCGCTGCCGAAGAGAAGCCCGCCGCCGAAGAGAAGCCCGCCGAGCAGCCGGCTCCCGCCGCGCCCGAGAAGCCCGCTCCCGCCGCGGAGAAGCCCGCCGAGAAGCCCGCTTCGGCCGCGGAGAAGCCTGCCCCGCAGGCCTCGGCGTCGTCGAACGACGACGTCACGTACGTGACGCCGCTCGTGCGTCGCCTCGCCCAGCAGCAGGGCGTCGACCTGACCTCGGTCAAGGGCAGCGGTGTCGGTGGACGAATCCGCAAGGAAGACGTCCTCAAGGCTGCCGAGGCGGCCAAGGCCGCTCCCGCGGCAGCTCCCGCCGCCGCGCCTGCTGCCGCTCCGGCTCCCGTCGAGGCCTCGCCGCTGCGCGGAACCACCCAGAAGATGTCGCGTCTGCGCAAGGTCATCGCCGAGCGTGCCGTGGCGTCGATGCAGGCGACCGCGCAGCTCACGACCGTGGTCGAGGTGGACGTCACCAAGCTGTCTTCGCTCCGCGACCGCATGAAGGGCGAGTTCCAGCAGAAGACGGGCGACAAGCTGTCGTTCCTGCCGTTCTTCGCGATCGCTGCGGTCGAGGCGCTCAAGGCGTTCCCGATCATCAACTCCACCGTCGAGGGCGACGAGATCGTCTACCCGGCGCACGAGAACGTGTCGATCGCGGTCGACACCGAGCGCGGACTGCTCACGCCCGTCATCAAGGACGCCGGTGAGAAGAACATCGCCGAGCTCGCTCGCGAGATCGCCGACCTGGCTGCCCGCACGCGCGACAACAAGCTGAAGCCCGACGAGCTCGCCGGCGGCACGTTCACGCTGACCAACACCGGTTCGCGTGGGGCGCTGTTCGACACGCCCATCGTGTTCCTGCCGCAGTCGGCGATCCTCGGCCTCGGTGCCGTCGTGAAGAAGCCCGGCGTGGTGTCGGTCGACGGCAAGGACGCCTTCGCGGTGCGCTCCTACGTCTACCTCGCGCTGTCGTACGACCACCGCATCATCGACGGTGCTGACGCCGCCCGCTTCCTCGGCGCCGTCAAGGCGCGCCTCGAGGCTGCGCAGTTCGAGGGCGACCTCGGCATCTGA
- the lpdA gene encoding dihydrolipoyl dehydrogenase has product MTEVTADVVVLGGGSGGYAAALRLAELGKDVVLVEKDKLGGTCLHRGCIPTKALLHAAEVADAARGAASIGVEVTLAGIDPLRVRAYREGIVAKKFKGLEGLISARGIRVVHGEGTLVEGPAVRVGDDVYRGTDVILATGSYSRSLPGLEIGGRVLTSEQALDLDVIPERVVVLGGGVIGVEFASVWRSFGVEVTIVEALDHLLPAEDVASSKALERAFRKRGIAFQLGRRFTSLASASDAVTVTLDDGSDLVADYVLVAVGRGPVTAGLGYEEAGVVLDRGFVTTDERLRTAAAHVWAVGDIVPGLQLAHRGFQQGIFVAEEIAGLSPVLVPDVDVPRVAYSHPEVASVGLTEAQAQDRYGSEAVRAYEYNLAGNGRSEIIGTSGIVKIVRRVDGPVVGAHLVGDRVGELISEAQLAVGWEAHPEDIAPFIHAHPTQSEALGEAFLALAGKPLHAL; this is encoded by the coding sequence ATGACCGAGGTCACCGCCGACGTCGTCGTGCTGGGTGGAGGCAGTGGCGGTTACGCCGCGGCCCTGCGCCTCGCCGAGCTCGGCAAGGACGTTGTGCTCGTCGAGAAGGACAAGCTCGGCGGAACGTGCCTGCACCGCGGGTGCATTCCGACGAAGGCGCTCCTGCACGCCGCGGAGGTCGCTGACGCGGCGCGCGGCGCGGCATCCATCGGTGTCGAGGTCACCCTCGCGGGCATCGATCCGCTGCGCGTGCGCGCCTATCGCGAGGGCATCGTCGCGAAGAAGTTCAAGGGCCTCGAGGGGCTCATCTCGGCGCGCGGGATCCGGGTCGTCCACGGCGAGGGCACGCTCGTCGAGGGTCCGGCCGTCCGCGTCGGCGACGACGTGTACCGCGGAACCGACGTCATTCTCGCGACGGGCTCGTACAGCCGAAGCCTGCCGGGGCTCGAGATCGGCGGACGCGTGCTCACGAGCGAGCAGGCTCTCGACCTCGACGTGATCCCCGAGCGGGTCGTCGTGCTCGGCGGGGGCGTCATCGGCGTCGAGTTCGCGAGCGTGTGGCGCTCGTTCGGCGTCGAGGTGACGATCGTCGAGGCGCTCGATCACCTGCTCCCCGCTGAAGACGTGGCCTCGAGCAAAGCCCTGGAGCGCGCGTTCCGCAAACGCGGCATCGCCTTCCAGCTCGGTCGGCGTTTCACCTCGCTCGCCTCGGCCTCCGACGCGGTCACCGTCACGCTCGACGACGGTTCCGACCTCGTTGCGGACTACGTGCTGGTCGCCGTGGGTCGCGGGCCCGTCACGGCTGGCCTCGGCTACGAGGAGGCCGGCGTCGTGCTGGACCGCGGGTTCGTCACGACCGATGAGCGCCTTCGCACGGCGGCTGCGCACGTGTGGGCGGTCGGCGACATCGTCCCCGGCCTCCAGCTGGCCCATCGCGGGTTCCAGCAGGGCATCTTCGTCGCGGAGGAGATCGCGGGCCTCTCGCCGGTTCTCGTCCCCGACGTCGACGTGCCGCGGGTCGCCTATTCGCACCCCGAGGTGGCCTCGGTCGGCCTCACCGAAGCGCAGGCGCAGGATCGTTACGGATCCGAGGCCGTCCGTGCCTACGAGTACAACCTCGCCGGCAACGGGCGCAGTGAGATCATCGGCACGTCGGGCATCGTCAAGATCGTCCGACGCGTGGACGGGCCCGTCGTCGGCGCCCATCTGGTGGGCGACCGCGTCGGTGAATTGATCTCCGAAGCGCAGCTCGCCGTCGGCTGGGAAGCGCATCCCGAAGACATCGCACCGTTCATCCACGCCCACCCCACCCAGAGCGAGGCGCTCGGCGAGGCCTTCCTGGCCCTCGCCGGCAAGCCCCTGCACGCACTCTGA
- a CDS encoding leucyl aminopeptidase has product MPFPSVAHTDAPVRDIPSDAILLIAATVSEGSPDPDGWDGLGAALSAVGFTGAVGSFQRVHVPGVTTPIAVVGAGATPDAAALRDAAGTGLRQLTGFEHVAVASLVPAPWRALAEGAALGGYRFAAYKKKAPKPRASRVTVSTAEAPSEADTAAVSAISGAVALVKDLVTTPAEWLGPADFADAAVEAVAGLPVEVEVLDEVALREGGFGGILGVGQGSDRPPRMVRLDYSPAGAERHVALVGKGITFDTGGLSLKPPASMVGMKYDMCGAATVLAVLKAAAEMQLPVRVSAWLCIADNMPSGRAIRPGDVLRTLDGTTVEVLNTDAEGRLVLADGLAAASRENPDLIVDVATLTGAITVALGNRHTGVMGDDEAVATYLAAAGRVAELAWQLPLPDHMVDDLDSPIADLQNAKIGDPAGGSLFAGLFLRHFVGRVSDAADAARIPWVHLDIAGVGMNKSAPFGFTDKGVTGATVRSLVEMLASDAAR; this is encoded by the coding sequence ATGCCCTTTCCCTCCGTGGCGCATACCGACGCCCCCGTCCGTGACATCCCCTCCGACGCGATTCTGCTGATCGCCGCCACCGTTTCGGAGGGATCCCCCGATCCCGACGGGTGGGACGGCCTCGGTGCCGCTCTCTCGGCCGTGGGTTTCACCGGCGCCGTCGGATCGTTCCAGCGCGTGCACGTCCCCGGTGTGACAACGCCGATCGCGGTCGTCGGCGCCGGTGCCACGCCGGATGCCGCTGCGCTCCGCGACGCGGCCGGCACGGGCCTTCGTCAGCTCACGGGCTTCGAACACGTCGCGGTCGCCTCGCTGGTGCCCGCGCCCTGGCGGGCCCTCGCCGAGGGTGCGGCGCTCGGCGGTTACCGGTTCGCCGCGTACAAGAAGAAGGCGCCGAAGCCGCGCGCCTCGCGCGTGACGGTCTCGACGGCCGAGGCTCCCTCCGAGGCCGACACGGCCGCGGTGTCCGCCATCTCCGGCGCCGTGGCGCTGGTCAAAGACCTGGTCACCACGCCCGCCGAATGGCTCGGGCCCGCCGACTTCGCGGACGCCGCCGTCGAGGCCGTCGCCGGCCTCCCAGTCGAGGTCGAGGTGCTCGACGAGGTGGCCCTGCGCGAGGGCGGCTTCGGCGGCATCCTGGGCGTCGGCCAGGGTTCCGACCGGCCGCCCCGCATGGTGCGCCTCGATTACTCCCCCGCCGGCGCCGAGCGTCATGTCGCGCTCGTCGGCAAGGGGATCACCTTCGACACCGGTGGACTGTCGCTGAAGCCTCCGGCATCGATGGTGGGCATGAAGTACGACATGTGCGGAGCCGCGACCGTTCTGGCCGTCCTCAAGGCCGCGGCCGAGATGCAGCTGCCCGTCCGCGTGAGTGCGTGGTTGTGCATCGCCGACAACATGCCGTCGGGTCGCGCGATCCGCCCCGGTGACGTGCTGCGCACTCTCGACGGCACGACGGTCGAGGTGCTGAACACCGACGCCGAGGGCCGTCTGGTCCTCGCCGACGGTCTGGCTGCTGCCAGCCGCGAGAACCCCGATCTCATCGTCGACGTCGCGACCCTGACGGGGGCCATCACCGTGGCCCTCGGCAACCGGCACACCGGCGTGATGGGCGACGACGAGGCCGTGGCCACGTACCTCGCCGCCGCGGGCCGCGTGGCCGAGCTCGCGTGGCAGCTTCCGCTGCCCGACCACATGGTCGACGACCTGGACTCCCCCATCGCCGATCTGCAGAACGCGAAGATCGGCGATCCCGCCGGTGGGTCGCTATTCGCCGGCCTCTTCTTGCGCCACTTCGTCGGTCGCGTCTCGGACGCCGCCGACGCCGCCCGCATCCCCTGGGTGCACCTCGACATCGCCGGTGTGGGCATGAACAAGTCGGCGCCGTTCGGGTTCACCGACAAGGGCGTCACGGGCGCCACGGTCCGTTCGCTGGTCGAGATGCTCGCCTCGGACGCCGCACGATGA
- a CDS encoding PAC2 family protein, translated as MPHIAPLYDRAPAAPPVPSGLPLVIALTGFTDAGGAVTRLVEYFRADLEPNPLYVFDNDMLLDYRARRPLITFVEDHLTDYRPSKLELSLAHDSLGHPFLLLAGYEPDFLWESFSETVLELSAGLQVSSITWVHAIPMPVPHTRPIGTTVSGTRSDLAEAHSVWRPHTQVPSTVGHLLEFRFAEAGAKVAGFALLVPHYLGDTEYPAAALAALDSLTVATGLVFSGEVLREENREFLGKVSEQVEGSDELTRMLENLEERYDAYMAGSTSATPIIHTGDLPSADELAAELERFLATRPGDDDRRGRLG; from the coding sequence ATGCCCCACATCGCCCCGCTGTACGACCGCGCCCCCGCCGCGCCGCCCGTGCCGTCGGGCCTGCCGCTGGTGATCGCCCTGACCGGCTTCACCGACGCCGGCGGGGCCGTGACCCGACTCGTCGAGTACTTCCGCGCCGACCTCGAGCCCAACCCGCTCTACGTCTTCGACAACGACATGCTGCTCGATTACCGTGCGCGGCGCCCCCTCATCACCTTCGTCGAGGACCACCTGACCGACTACCGCCCGTCGAAGCTCGAGTTGTCGCTGGCCCACGACTCGCTGGGGCACCCGTTCCTGCTGCTGGCCGGATACGAGCCCGACTTCCTCTGGGAGTCGTTCTCCGAGACGGTCCTCGAGCTCTCCGCCGGGCTGCAGGTCTCGTCGATCACCTGGGTGCACGCCATCCCCATGCCGGTTCCGCACACGCGCCCGATCGGCACGACGGTCAGCGGCACGCGCTCAGACCTGGCCGAGGCGCACTCGGTCTGGCGTCCGCACACCCAGGTTCCCTCGACCGTCGGTCACCTGCTCGAATTCCGCTTCGCCGAGGCCGGCGCCAAGGTCGCCGGCTTCGCCCTTCTGGTTCCGCACTATCTCGGTGACACCGAGTACCCCGCGGCAGCCCTCGCGGCCCTCGACAGCCTGACGGTCGCGACCGGGCTCGTCTTCTCGGGAGAGGTGCTGCGCGAAGAGAACCGCGAGTTCCTCGGCAAGGTCTCCGAACAGGTCGAGGGGAGCGACGAGCTCACCCGCATGCTCGAGAACCTCGAAGAGCGCTACGACGCCTACATGGCCGGATCGACGTCGGCCACGCCGATCATCCACACCGGCGATCTGCCGAGCGCCGACGAGTTGGCGGCCGAGCTCGAGAGATTCCTGGCCACCCGCCCCGGAGACGACGACCGCCGCGGTCGCCTGGGCTGA
- a CDS encoding RNA polymerase sigma factor — protein sequence MAVTTTKTRSKSVKDAELANSEETVTASTTTTAKKAPAKKAPAKAKATPAKAKTKAKKDDDLEEDEEVEDEVDVEVEVDDSDDTDTDAAKTATKKSDDDTDDDDESPKAPAEALPTGAIVISSSDEDDVPVYSAQITGATADPVKDYLKQIGKVPLLNAAEEVELAMRIEAGLFAEEKLSNMSAAEKTNQVGLDLQWVARDGQRAKSHLLGANLRLVVSLAKRYTGRGMQFLDLIQEGNLGLIRAVEKFDYTKGFKFSTYATWWIRQAITRAMADQARTIRIPVHMVEVINKLARVQRQMLQDLGREPTPEELSRELDMTPEKVIEVQKYGREPISLHTPLGEDGDSEFGDLIEDTEAVVPADAVGFTMLQRQLESLLDSLSEREAGVIRMRFGLGDGQPKTLDQIGDTFGVTRERIRQIESKTMAKLRHPSRSQSLRDYLE from the coding sequence GTGGCAGTCACGACGACCAAGACCCGCTCCAAGAGTGTGAAGGACGCCGAGCTCGCGAACTCCGAGGAGACCGTGACGGCGTCGACGACGACGACCGCGAAGAAGGCTCCCGCCAAGAAGGCCCCCGCCAAGGCCAAGGCGACGCCCGCGAAGGCCAAGACCAAGGCGAAGAAAGACGACGACCTCGAAGAAGACGAAGAGGTCGAAGACGAGGTCGATGTCGAGGTCGAGGTCGACGACAGCGACGACACCGACACCGACGCGGCCAAGACCGCGACGAAGAAGTCCGACGACGACACCGACGACGACGACGAGAGCCCGAAGGCTCCCGCCGAAGCGCTGCCGACCGGCGCCATCGTCATCTCGTCGAGCGACGAAGACGACGTCCCCGTCTACTCCGCGCAGATCACCGGCGCCACCGCCGACCCCGTCAAGGACTACCTGAAGCAGATCGGTAAAGTCCCACTGCTGAACGCGGCCGAAGAGGTCGAGCTCGCGATGCGCATCGAGGCGGGTCTCTTCGCCGAAGAGAAGCTGTCGAACATGTCGGCCGCCGAGAAGACCAACCAGGTCGGACTCGACCTGCAGTGGGTCGCTCGTGACGGTCAGCGCGCCAAGAGCCACCTGCTGGGCGCCAACCTGCGCCTGGTGGTGTCGCTCGCGAAGCGCTACACCGGTCGCGGCATGCAGTTCCTCGACCTCATCCAGGAGGGCAACCTGGGCCTGATCCGTGCGGTCGAGAAGTTCGACTACACCAAGGGCTTCAAGTTCTCGACCTACGCCACCTGGTGGATCCGTCAGGCCATCACGCGCGCCATGGCCGACCAGGCCCGCACCATCCGCATCCCGGTGCACATGGTCGAGGTCATCAACAAGCTCGCGCGTGTCCAGCGTCAGATGCTGCAGGACCTCGGTCGCGAACCCACGCCCGAAGAACTCAGCCGTGAGCTCGACATGACCCCCGAGAAGGTCATCGAGGTGCAGAAGTACGGCCGCGAGCCGATCTCGTTGCACACGCCCCTCGGTGAAGACGGCGACAGCGAGTTCGGTGACCTCATCGAGGACACCGAGGCCGTCGTCCCCGCCGACGCCGTGGGCTTCACGATGCTGCAGCGTCAGCTCGAGTCCCTCCTCGACTCGCTCAGCGAGCGTGAAGCGGGTGTCATCCGCATGCGCTTCGGCCTCGGCGACGGTCAGCCCAAGACGCTCGACCAGATCGGCGACACGTTCGGCGTCACGCGCGAGCGCATCCGCCAGATCGAGTCGAAGACGATGGCCAAGCTGCGTCACCCGAGCCGCTCGCAGTCGCTTCGGGACTACCTCGAATGA
- a CDS encoding coenzyme F420-0:L-glutamate ligase yields the protein MSGEANAGKALTVTVEGTSYARIPIRTRVVMPGDDLDAFVLEYAKDAVQPGDLLFVTEKIVAITQGRSYKLDTITPRKLALFLSKYVTRTPYGIGLGMPETMEMALRECGTPRILFAAAVSAVTKAFGRKGDFYRIAGDKARAIDGPTKGTIPPYNQTVVLGPERPREVAAHLKSLLGVDLQVAVVDINDLGGNILGSTMDKAGEKRLVAILKDNPLGQGHESTPLGIVRHS from the coding sequence ATGAGCGGCGAGGCCAACGCCGGCAAGGCGCTCACCGTTACCGTCGAGGGCACCTCGTACGCCCGCATCCCGATCCGCACGCGGGTCGTCATGCCGGGAGACGACCTCGACGCTTTCGTCCTGGAGTACGCGAAGGATGCCGTGCAGCCGGGCGACCTGCTGTTCGTCACCGAGAAGATCGTCGCGATCACGCAGGGCCGGTCGTACAAGCTCGACACGATCACGCCGCGCAAGCTCGCGCTGTTCCTGTCGAAGTACGTCACCCGCACGCCCTACGGCATCGGTCTCGGCATGCCCGAGACCATGGAGATGGCGCTGCGCGAGTGCGGTACCCCGCGCATCCTGTTCGCCGCGGCCGTCTCGGCCGTGACCAAGGCGTTCGGCCGGAAGGGCGACTTCTACCGCATCGCCGGCGACAAGGCCCGCGCGATCGACGGCCCCACCAAGGGAACGATCCCGCCGTACAACCAGACCGTGGTGCTCGGTCCGGAGCGCCCGCGCGAGGTCGCCGCTCACCTGAAGTCGCTGCTCGGCGTCGACCTGCAGGTCGCCGTGGTCGACATCAACGACCTGGGGGGCAACATCCTCGGCTCGACGATGGACAAGGCCGGCGAGAAGCGTCTCGTCGCGATCCTCAAGGACAACCCGCTGGGCCAGGGACACGAGTCCACCCCGCTGGGCATCGTGCGCCACAGCTGA
- a CDS encoding sugar-transfer associated ATP-grasp domain-containing protein, whose protein sequence is MPTQGFSPVTRLRYLAGRARRIDVGSVVERAKEAAEQHGKSLPLVVADMLFQAGVKNVGFQDYIDYDFAILTPAERETYMTHPVSNQISQKYDHPDYRGIFQDKVEFDRRFSDFLRREWMVVDADNADALKSFTERLGTIVTKEPVGQAGTGVHRYHAAEVEDWSAFHRGLLERGEILVEEVIRQHDDLAAVCPGTVNTTRVTAFFDGSTTHILAMAQKFGRGAVSDQMTFGGFYTMLDENGHALGAGYDSHGHVHELHPDSGARIADFQLPMIDEVKAFVDQVARVVPQVQYVGWDIVVGPDGPVLVEGNWGAGVYENKPSVTGIRTGHKPRYRAAIGF, encoded by the coding sequence ATGCCTACCCAGGGCTTCTCCCCCGTCACCCGCCTCCGCTACCTTGCCGGACGCGCCCGCCGCATCGACGTCGGCTCGGTGGTCGAGCGTGCCAAAGAAGCCGCGGAGCAGCACGGCAAGTCGCTGCCGCTCGTGGTCGCCGACATGCTCTTCCAGGCCGGTGTGAAGAACGTCGGCTTCCAGGACTACATCGATTACGACTTCGCGATCCTGACGCCCGCCGAGCGCGAGACGTACATGACGCACCCCGTGTCGAATCAGATCTCGCAGAAATACGACCACCCCGACTACCGCGGGATCTTCCAGGACAAGGTCGAGTTCGACCGTCGGTTCAGCGATTTCCTGCGCCGTGAATGGATGGTCGTGGATGCCGACAACGCCGACGCCCTGAAGTCGTTCACCGAGCGTCTAGGCACCATCGTCACCAAGGAGCCGGTCGGCCAGGCCGGGACCGGCGTGCACCGCTATCACGCGGCCGAGGTCGAGGACTGGAGTGCCTTCCACCGGGGCCTGCTCGAGCGCGGGGAGATCCTCGTCGAAGAGGTCATCCGCCAGCACGACGATCTCGCCGCGGTCTGCCCCGGCACGGTGAACACCACGCGCGTCACGGCGTTCTTCGACGGCTCGACCACGCACATCCTCGCGATGGCGCAGAAGTTCGGCCGGGGAGCCGTGAGCGACCAGATGACCTTCGGCGGCTTCTACACGATGCTGGATGAGAACGGCCACGCGCTCGGCGCCGGCTACGACTCGCACGGGCACGTGCACGAACTGCACCCCGACTCGGGAGCCCGCATCGCCGACTTCCAGCTGCCGATGATCGACGAGGTGAAGGCGTTCGTCGACCAGGTCGCACGTGTCGTGCCGCAGGTGCAGTACGTGGGCTGGGACATCGTCGTCGGTCCCGACGGCCCCGTGCTCGTCGAGGGTAACTGGGGTGCCGGCGTGTACGAGAACAAGCCGAGCGTCACCGGGATCCGCACCGGTCACAAGCCGCGCTACCGCGCCGCGATCGGTTTCTGA
- a CDS encoding alanine racemase C-terminal domain-containing protein has product MTSTLPARTPAAGGVAPVALVSESALRANAPLALAAGAASGADDVFTADGWGHGAAWVASVLSDLDMDAAALDAAILFGLPGSHARPVLSLRGRSLGSKPLLRGEGVSYGYTHRAPHDTTIALVTGGYAQGVVRSLGNAVTVAIDGRRHRIVGRVAMDVCVVDVEDAPVARGAEVVFFGDPADGHPSLEEWTDATGLTAAEIVAIVGARADRRVAA; this is encoded by the coding sequence GTGACCTCCACGCTCCCTGCCCGCACGCCCGCGGCCGGGGGAGTCGCGCCCGTGGCCCTCGTATCGGAGTCCGCTCTGCGCGCCAACGCGCCCCTCGCCCTCGCGGCCGGTGCGGCTTCCGGCGCCGACGACGTCTTCACGGCCGACGGCTGGGGGCACGGCGCGGCATGGGTGGCCTCCGTGCTGTCCGATCTCGACATGGATGCCGCCGCCCTCGACGCCGCAATCCTGTTCGGCCTACCCGGCTCGCACGCGCGCCCGGTGCTGTCGCTGCGCGGACGATCCCTCGGCTCCAAGCCCCTGTTGCGCGGGGAGGGCGTCTCGTACGGGTACACGCACCGCGCCCCCCACGACACGACCATCGCTCTGGTCACCGGCGGCTATGCCCAGGGCGTCGTGCGCTCGCTCGGCAACGCGGTGACCGTCGCCATCGACGGGCGCCGTCACCGCATCGTCGGCCGCGTGGCCATGGACGTCTGCGTCGTCGACGTCGAAGACGCCCCCGTCGCCCGGGGGGCCGAGGTGGTCTTCTTCGGCGACCCGGCCGACGGCCACCCGTCGCTCGAGGAGTGGACGGATGCCACCGGTCTCACCGCCGCGGAGATCGTTGCGATCGTCGGCGCCCGGGCAGACCGCAGGGTGGCCGCGTGA